A region of Clostridium acetobutylicum ATCC 824 DNA encodes the following proteins:
- a CDS encoding ABC transporter permease has protein sequence MGAYIFAFKMLKKNTKKNLIYLISIIFTMAIVFNLLNVINNTNFFAAEVTGGKNDIAADIIFLLVLLMCIFTFYANSYFIMGKSKEMAIAELSGIWPGKLSRMLLFQNAIIEIIGCALGILIGMLLMPIFLSIMYTIMGKTGGLWVISNYSIGGTIAILFLQLVYVTIGDYSYTSTREVIDLLESEKRSRPKEKRYLSIAEIIEIIGMKKKTSHYKIKILNEDIDLCLISYFIPVIFLFICPRYIPMSIAQIFIILLSVYSIEGILRHSIPEKILKLKKEKYSDDKIKLIALSNVYVSLKNLKFLLITLVISIEGILLAITMFNSLRVKTICLFSYVTVIVLIDISIFYKIIMEADTKNHIFNQLALIGYTTEQIREIVKQEFRIYYGIIITLPLFHVIIFFILLLKIGMVSFDTLLIMLFIYLGIFFITGIGCYYLYRKLILRKNIFRFL, from the coding sequence ATGGGTGCGTATATTTTTGCTTTCAAAATGCTAAAAAAGAACACTAAAAAGAATCTAATATATTTAATATCTATAATATTTACCATGGCAATTGTATTTAATCTTTTAAATGTGATTAATAATACTAATTTTTTCGCTGCGGAGGTAACTGGTGGAAAGAATGATATAGCAGCAGATATAATATTTTTACTGGTATTGCTTATGTGTATATTTACCTTCTATGCAAATTCATATTTTATTATGGGAAAGTCAAAGGAGATGGCGATAGCTGAACTAAGTGGTATATGGCCTGGGAAACTATCCAGAATGCTTCTCTTTCAAAATGCCATTATTGAGATAATAGGATGTGCTCTGGGAATATTAATTGGTATGTTACTAATGCCTATTTTTCTTTCAATAATGTATACCATAATGGGTAAGACAGGTGGTTTGTGGGTAATATCCAATTATTCAATTGGGGGAACTATAGCTATTTTATTTTTGCAGCTTGTGTATGTCACTATTGGTGATTACAGCTACACATCAACTCGAGAAGTTATTGATTTGTTAGAATCAGAAAAAAGATCTCGCCCTAAGGAAAAAAGGTATTTATCCATTGCAGAAATTATTGAAATAATAGGTATGAAGAAGAAAACTTCACATTACAAAATTAAAATTTTAAATGAAGACATAGATTTATGTTTAATTAGTTATTTTATCCCTGTTATATTTTTATTTATATGTCCAAGGTATATTCCTATGTCTATTGCTCAGATATTTATTATTCTTCTTAGCGTTTACAGTATAGAGGGAATTCTAAGACATTCAATTCCGGAAAAAATATTAAAACTAAAGAAGGAGAAGTATTCGGATGATAAAATAAAGTTAATAGCGTTGAGTAATGTTTATGTGTCTTTAAAAAATTTAAAGTTTTTGCTCATAACGTTAGTTATTAGTATAGAGGGAATTTTATTAGCTATAACGATGTTTAATTCTCTAAGGGTAAAAACAATTTGTTTATTTTCATATGTTACAGTAATAGTACTTATAGATATAAGTATCTTTTACAAGATTATTATGGAGGCAGATACTAAAAATCATATATTCAATCAATTGGCGCTGATAGGATATACAACGGAGCAAATTAGGGAAATAGTAAAGCAAGAATTTAGAATATATTATGGAATAATTATAACGCTTCCTTTATTTCACGTAATAATATTTTTTATTTTACTTTTAAAGATTGGCATGGTATCTTTTGATACTCTTTTAATAATGCTCTTTATATATCTAGGGATATTCTTTATTACGGGTATTGGTTGCTATTATTTATACAGAAAGCTAATACTTAGGAAAAATATATTTAGATTTTTATGA
- a CDS encoding ABC transporter permease, with amino-acid sequence MHILSMIKSQLKLLFNNRLAVFAIILAPILLTFLVSYSSSSNSKTNVYFADQDNTEASRQLVNMLKNNHDLNLISSSESEIKNKVDDDNITVGVLINKGFGYKLQNNKALDITLIEDYDSVDGEKLSDIILSTENTLQKVNLDSKSISRVLSSNESSISNKIIKKINNGSGVKLLYKNLKSSQNVEDKNAQNLIGFLLMFLWFIVIQGFRTLIEEKENNTFNRIKGTPTNYSKYLLSKIIANYIFGMIIIAIILIVGKYGLKSKIINNVGPEIAILSIYLFSIVGLVMIFVPFVKKHQTFTIIGAAIMVLTGLLGGSFFSMDELQLPKAIEIISKFMPETWGIKSLKEVVFNNLSLGSQSQTILVLGIAGIVGLLISTIIVKIIDRTEKNF; translated from the coding sequence ATGCATATATTAAGTATGATAAAGAGTCAATTAAAACTTTTATTTAATAATAGACTAGCTGTTTTTGCTATAATATTAGCCCCAATTTTGCTTACGTTTTTAGTGTCATATTCAAGTAGTAGTAATAGTAAAACAAATGTCTATTTTGCAGATCAAGACAATACTGAAGCCTCAAGACAATTAGTGAATATGCTAAAAAATAATCATGACTTAAATTTAATAAGTTCATCTGAAAGTGAGATAAAAAATAAGGTCGATGATGACAATATTACAGTCGGAGTTTTAATAAATAAAGGATTCGGTTATAAATTACAAAATAATAAAGCTTTAGATATCACTCTTATTGAGGACTATGATAGTGTCGATGGAGAAAAGCTTTCAGATATTATTTTATCTACTGAGAATACACTACAAAAAGTTAATTTGGATTCTAAAAGTATTTCAAGGGTACTGAGTAGCAATGAGAGTAGTATATCAAATAAGATTATAAAAAAAATAAATAATGGAAGCGGTGTTAAGCTCTTATATAAAAATTTAAAAAGTAGTCAGAATGTAGAGGATAAAAATGCACAAAATTTAATTGGATTCCTACTGATGTTTTTATGGTTTATTGTAATTCAGGGATTTAGAACTCTAATAGAAGAAAAAGAAAATAACACGTTCAATAGAATAAAAGGGACACCAACAAATTACAGCAAGTATTTGTTAAGCAAAATCATAGCAAATTATATATTTGGAATGATAATTATAGCTATAATACTGATAGTGGGAAAGTATGGATTAAAATCTAAAATAATTAACAATGTTGGTCCAGAAATAGCCATACTATCTATATATTTATTTAGCATAGTTGGACTAGTAATGATATTTGTTCCTTTTGTAAAAAAGCATCAGACATTTACTATAATAGGGGCAGCAATAATGGTTTTAACAGGATTGCTAGGAGGTAGCTTTTTTTCTATGGATGAGCTGCAATTGCCTAAAGCAATTGAAATTATATCAAAGTTTATGCCAGAGACTTGGGGAATAAAGTCACTTAAAGAGGTTGTATTTAATAATTTGTCTTTGGGATCTCAAAGTCAAACTATACTTGTTTTAGGGATTGCAGGTATAGTTGGACTATTGATATCTACAATAATAGTAAAAATTATAGACAGAACTGAAAAAAATTTTTGA
- a CDS encoding ABC transporter permease, whose amino-acid sequence MNKLLHLFLLDTKLLLKSKVFYLKLVLFPIAIILIIGAINGKNENTLKVFNVAYYSADTGYQSLNVSKNLSDNVFENKDIKKIINLKKVRSYAEAKELVSNGTASALVYVPTNFTKDYLNGNNVEISVVGDNNKINDVSIVKTIVNSFNENISTIRAEQNEVEAEVKNKAFLKQVDIDKLIKSIENTNGISAKISKVASKSGVKPLNIMQYEIFAMVVMFSIITAFELTQNIVSDKLNNTMNRIKSTSTSNFQYILSKIIGMVIAIIVQMVTVMVISSVVFRVKYDNIPGIILITVVYGFAIGSIVVCAGLFAKDHMAVSSVMSPIVWGFSFLGGSLFDKNNFPDVLACIQRIIPNGKAINCYLEVCEGNSIGFIYKDLLELLGISVVFVLIALMLSSKDKRIRLVNNNRNTLVNSTLIK is encoded by the coding sequence ATGAATAAGTTGTTACACCTATTTTTATTAGATACAAAACTCTTACTAAAATCAAAAGTATTTTATCTTAAATTAGTACTGTTTCCAATTGCTATTATTTTAATAATTGGGGCGATTAATGGTAAGAATGAAAATACATTAAAGGTGTTCAATGTAGCATATTACAGTGCAGATACAGGTTATCAAAGTTTAAATGTATCTAAAAATTTAAGTGATAATGTATTTGAAAATAAGGATATTAAAAAGATAATAAATTTGAAAAAAGTTAGAAGCTATGCTGAAGCTAAAGAACTTGTAAGCAATGGAACAGCTTCTGCTCTTGTATATGTTCCAACAAATTTTACAAAAGACTATTTAAATGGTAATAATGTTGAAATTAGTGTTGTTGGAGATAACAATAAGATTAATGATGTTTCAATAGTAAAAACAATTGTAAATAGTTTCAATGAGAATATATCTACAATTAGAGCAGAACAAAATGAAGTTGAAGCTGAAGTGAAAAATAAGGCTTTTTTAAAGCAAGTAGATATTGATAAATTGATAAAATCTATAGAGAATACTAATGGCATATCGGCTAAGATTTCTAAGGTCGCTTCAAAAAGTGGCGTTAAACCTTTAAATATAATGCAATATGAAATTTTTGCAATGGTAGTAATGTTCTCTATAATAACAGCATTTGAGCTTACACAGAATATAGTAAGTGATAAGCTAAATAATACTATGAATAGAATAAAATCTACATCAACATCAAATTTTCAATATATATTAAGTAAGATAATTGGTATGGTAATAGCGATAATAGTACAAATGGTTACAGTGATGGTGATAAGTAGTGTGGTTTTTAGAGTGAAGTATGATAATATACCAGGAATTATATTAATAACTGTTGTTTATGGTTTTGCAATAGGGAGTATAGTAGTCTGTGCTGGATTATTTGCGAAAGATCATATGGCAGTTTCAAGTGTTATGTCGCCAATTGTATGGGGATTTAGTTTTCTTGGTGGAAGCTTATTTGATAAAAATAATTTTCCTGATGTTCTTGCATGCATTCAAAGAATAATTCCAAATGGAAAAGCAATTAATTGTTATCTTGAAGTTTGTGAGGGGAATAGTATTGGTTTTATATATAAAGATCTTCTTGAATTATTAGGGATATCAGTGGTCTTTGTACTCATAGCTTTAATGTTATCAAGTAAAGATAAAAGGATTAGGCTTGTAAATAATAATAGAAATACTTTGGTAAATAGTACGTTAATTAAATAA
- a CDS encoding histidine phosphatase family protein, translating to MSKVTFYFMRHGETIINRAGRVQGWCDGVLTDEGIRVAEYAGEGLSDIEFKAFYSSDLGRAIKTARIVLGKNKRSENAELKEVPELREVYCGKYEGEFEKVMFSDILKYLKVESIEEALRKVPNFERAYVDSCAAMDETNEAEDYDILSKRINKAITDIGEETSKNGGGNVLVVVHGGMLRVLLRNLGYKQHIHNMENCSISTVQYQEGKFRILSINDNSYKRRGKEM from the coding sequence ATGAGTAAAGTTACTTTTTATTTTATGAGACATGGTGAGACAATAATAAATAGGGCTGGAAGAGTACAAGGATGGTGTGATGGAGTACTTACAGATGAAGGAATTAGAGTAGCAGAATATGCGGGAGAGGGACTTAGTGATATTGAATTTAAAGCATTTTACAGTAGTGATTTAGGGAGGGCTATAAAAACTGCAAGAATTGTACTTGGCAAAAATAAAAGAAGTGAAAATGCTGAATTAAAGGAAGTACCTGAATTGAGGGAGGTATATTGTGGAAAGTATGAGGGGGAATTTGAGAAGGTAATGTTTAGTGACATACTGAAGTATTTAAAGGTAGAGTCTATTGAAGAAGCACTAAGAAAAGTTCCTAATTTTGAAAGAGCTTATGTAGATAGTTGTGCCGCAATGGACGAGACTAATGAAGCAGAGGATTATGATATTTTGTCTAAAAGAATCAATAAAGCTATTACCGATATAGGAGAAGAGACTTCAAAAAATGGAGGAGGAAATGTCTTAGTAGTAGTACATGGGGGAATGCTTAGGGTTTTACTTAGAAATTTAGGGTACAAGCAACATATACATAATATGGAGAACTGTAGTATTTCTACTGTTCAATATCAAGAGGGGAAATTTAGAATTTTATCTATAAATGATAATAGCTATAAAAGAAGGGGAAAGGAAATGTAA
- a CDS encoding sensor histidine kinase: MKFNLHKRDKLSNFVLMQNILALIILDNFIRESSQIINIILVLFLIIDNCLMIMYNNKLKYIIFSINNLIVGYLYFGSNSKGIMVYYYTLIIYIVAVKDKKFKGLLILNFVTYLFANRLFSSKLLNYHSVLNVIFDYGVNVVIYFLIRIIIIEKSNSKKLNQKLNATKENYLDKIRELAIKNERTKIAEELHDSIGHSLVALNMNLEYAENIIDVDSKKASTTIKNCYMLSKDCIKTLREAVTILRDIDITIINLKEDIEKMFSKFENTQKCKLSLNLSEDIESISAEIKSCVFKTLRESITNGIKHGKATYFKVDIFREFGNVIMNIENNGEKCEEIVPSNGIIGMKNRVHLLKGEISFIPNSTCGFTVKVKNTK, from the coding sequence ATGAAGTTTAATTTACACAAGAGGGATAAGCTTTCAAATTTTGTATTAATGCAAAATATTTTAGCTTTAATAATTCTTGATAATTTTATAAGAGAGTCTTCGCAAATAATAAATATTATACTAGTGCTTTTTTTGATAATAGATAATTGCTTAATGATAATGTATAACAATAAGCTAAAATATATTATCTTTTCTATAAATAATTTAATAGTAGGATATCTTTATTTTGGTAGCAATTCCAAGGGAATAATGGTGTACTATTATACACTAATAATATACATTGTTGCAGTGAAAGATAAAAAATTTAAAGGTTTGCTTATACTAAATTTCGTCACATATCTTTTTGCAAATAGATTATTTTCTTCAAAATTGTTAAATTATCATTCTGTTTTAAATGTGATATTCGATTACGGAGTTAACGTGGTAATTTATTTTTTAATCAGGATTATTATTATAGAAAAATCAAATTCAAAAAAGCTTAATCAAAAGCTTAATGCCACTAAAGAAAACTATCTAGATAAAATAAGAGAGCTAGCTATAAAAAACGAAAGAACCAAAATAGCAGAAGAGTTACACGATTCTATAGGACATTCCTTAGTTGCTTTGAATATGAATTTAGAATATGCAGAAAATATTATTGATGTTGATTCTAAAAAAGCCAGTACTACTATTAAAAATTGTTATATGTTATCTAAGGATTGCATTAAGACTTTAAGAGAAGCAGTTACTATTCTTAGAGATATTGATATTACTATTATTAATCTTAAAGAAGATATCGAAAAAATGTTTTCTAAGTTTGAAAATACACAAAAATGCAAATTGAGTTTAAATCTTAGTGAAGATATTGAAAGTATTTCTGCCGAAATTAAAAGTTGTGTTTTTAAAACTTTAAGGGAGTCAATTACTAATGGTATAAAGCATGGGAAGGCAACTTATTTCAAGGTGGATATTTTCAGGGAGTTTGGCAATGTAATTATGAATATAGAAAATAACGGGGAAAAATGTGAGGAAATAGTTCCTTCAAATGGAATCATAGGCATGAAAAATAGGGTGCATTTACTTAAAGGTGAAATATCATTTATTCCAAATAGTACATGTGGATTTACTGTAAAAGTAAAAAATACCAAGTGA
- a CDS encoding ABC transporter ATP-binding protein gives MLELTNITKKYGDFTAVNNISFKIEDGEVFGLLGPNGAGKSTIVSMISTVISPTSGDITVDNKLLRQKPTEIKKVMGIVPQDIALYESLSAKDNLEFFGCLYGLNGKELKERVNEVLKIIELEDKKDQAVEEFSGGMKRRVNIGVALMNNPKLLILDEPTVGIDPQSRNHILETVKKLNKERGMTVIYTSHYMEEVEYLCKRIAIVDHGKLIALGTKDELKEKSKAKDTLTVIYSNGDKGALDKIKSINGIENVSISNNQISMLVDQHKRNIIDIVEDVRNLGVKLTSFKYEEVNLESIFLQITGKSLRD, from the coding sequence ATGCTAGAATTAACTAATATAACAAAAAAGTATGGAGATTTTACAGCTGTAAATAATATTTCTTTTAAAATTGAAGATGGTGAAGTATTTGGACTTTTAGGGCCTAATGGCGCAGGAAAATCCACTATAGTATCAATGATAAGTACTGTGATATCACCAACAAGTGGAGATATTACAGTTGATAATAAATTATTAAGACAAAAGCCTACGGAAATAAAGAAAGTAATGGGTATAGTCCCTCAAGATATAGCTTTATACGAATCTCTAAGTGCAAAAGATAACTTAGAATTCTTTGGGTGTCTATATGGATTGAATGGAAAAGAGCTAAAAGAAAGAGTTAATGAAGTTTTAAAAATAATAGAACTTGAAGACAAAAAAGATCAAGCTGTTGAAGAATTTTCAGGTGGAATGAAAAGGAGAGTTAATATAGGTGTTGCATTGATGAATAATCCCAAACTTCTAATTCTAGACGAACCAACAGTTGGGATAGATCCACAATCAAGAAATCATATATTAGAAACAGTTAAGAAATTGAATAAGGAAAGAGGAATGACAGTAATTTATACAAGTCATTATATGGAGGAAGTCGAGTATCTTTGCAAAAGAATCGCTATTGTAGACCATGGAAAACTAATAGCACTAGGAACTAAAGATGAATTAAAGGAAAAATCAAAAGCAAAGGATACACTTACAGTTATATATAGTAACGGAGATAAAGGAGCTTTGGACAAAATTAAAAGTATTAATGGAATAGAAAATGTTTCAATAAGTAATAATCAGATATCGATGTTAGTTGATCAGCATAAAAGAAATATTATAGATATTGTTGAAGATGTAAGAAATTTAGGTGTTAAATTAACAAGCTTTAAGTATGAAGAGGTTAATTTGGAAAGTATTTTTTTACAAATTACAGGTAAATCGCTAAGAGACTAA
- a CDS encoding ribonuclease H-like YkuK family protein has translation MHSKTFGDVSIDEMVSRIKEFILKDNNCNYKITIGTDSQNKNLTKVVVVVAIHRIGSGGIFFYDIKHVHKISNVRQKIYYETALSLELASKVSHAFAEANIQEDIEIHADIGSNRKGKTYPLINEITGWITGEGYKYQIKPYSYAASCIADKISK, from the coding sequence ATGCATAGTAAAACTTTTGGTGATGTTTCTATAGACGAAATGGTATCGCGCATAAAGGAGTTTATACTAAAAGACAATAATTGCAATTATAAAATCACCATAGGAACCGATTCTCAAAATAAAAACCTAACAAAAGTCGTAGTGGTAGTTGCTATCCATAGAATCGGAAGTGGTGGAATTTTCTTCTATGATATTAAACATGTTCACAAAATCTCAAATGTAAGACAAAAGATATACTATGAAACAGCATTAAGTCTTGAGTTAGCCTCTAAGGTGTCTCATGCTTTTGCAGAAGCTAATATACAGGAGGACATCGAGATTCATGCTGACATAGGAAGTAACAGAAAAGGCAAAACCTATCCTCTTATTAATGAAATTACAGGTTGGATAACTGGTGAAGGATATAAATATCAAATTAAACCTTATTCTTATGCTGCGTCTTGCATTGCTGATAAAATAAGTAAATAA
- a CDS encoding YihY/virulence factor BrkB family protein: protein MKRLLLDLISRFNEDDVPALGSQLAYYLVLSFFPFIIFIMTLIGYTSLNNKEILMVLSRIMPESAFNLIHAAVAEVISTKHSQLMSLSLVLTIWSASAGFTAVIKGLNKAYGVQEARNFIKVRFVSILCTIGVAFIILTMMFLLILGRIILNYLAYKLGFSHKVIAVWEAVRYLIFVSTAIFIFTALYRYAPCKKLMWIEVLPGSLFSTLNLILASFGFAYYVNNFANYSVIYGSIGAIIILLTWLFLVAVIVILGGEINAVLSQDINIDREN from the coding sequence ATGAAAAGGCTATTATTAGATTTAATTTCAAGATTTAATGAGGATGATGTTCCAGCACTGGGATCTCAATTGGCGTATTACCTGGTCTTGTCATTTTTCCCATTTATAATTTTTATTATGACACTTATAGGATATACCTCTTTAAATAATAAGGAAATACTAATGGTTTTGAGTAGGATAATGCCGGAAAGTGCATTTAATCTTATACATGCTGCAGTTGCGGAGGTGATTAGTACAAAGCATAGTCAGCTTATGTCCTTAAGTTTAGTACTCACTATATGGTCTGCTTCTGCAGGATTTACAGCTGTCATAAAAGGATTGAATAAAGCTTATGGAGTTCAAGAGGCAAGAAACTTTATTAAGGTTAGATTTGTTTCAATACTTTGTACTATTGGAGTGGCGTTTATAATACTAACCATGATGTTTTTATTGATACTAGGACGTATTATATTGAACTACTTAGCATATAAATTAGGTTTCTCACATAAAGTAATCGCCGTATGGGAAGCTGTTAGGTATTTGATATTCGTATCTACGGCTATATTTATTTTTACAGCACTTTACAGGTATGCCCCATGCAAAAAGCTCATGTGGATAGAAGTACTTCCAGGTTCTTTATTTTCAACTTTAAATTTAATATTAGCATCATTTGGATTTGCATACTATGTAAATAACTTTGCGAATTACTCAGTTATCTACGGCAGCATAGGAGCAATAATAATTCTGTTAACCTGGCTATTTTTAGTGGCCGTTATTGTGATACTTGGAGGAGAAATAAATGCGGTATTATCTCAAGATATAAACATTGATAGAGAGAATTGA